The following proteins are co-located in the Mycolicibacterium goodii genome:
- a CDS encoding ABC transporter substrate-binding protein, giving the protein MRRAPHPLALIAGMAIITVGATAGCTVANTAHGGYDPGTLRIVLPQEPPTLEPCESSLTSTGVVVRSNITEPLIERDPQTGDLLPLLATGWHQTSPDEWTFDIRRGVTFSDGSPFTAADAAFSIDRAVNSDLQCNVDGYVFGDDPLKVSAPDDHTVVVGTTKPDPILPLRISFIEIVPKTTSVTEKVREPIGTGPYAIERWEYGQKLVLHRNEKYWGPKPDFTRAEYQWRSEGSVRAAMVVNDEADIGTSVGPEDGAGDLGVPFPNNETTALRITATEAPLDDLRVRQAINYSVNRTGIVKALFRGLGEPASQLIPEGVVGHNKDLALWPYDPDRAKQLVDEARADGVPVDREIRLIGRNSQFPKVTETVEVIQNELTKIGLNVKIEMMDTAAQLQYQLQPFPPNAGPFIALIMHGNQAGDAAFSVDQYMRSDGAQSAYGTPEFDAKIEAAGELTGEQRQDAYAKIFADEPNEIAQFAYIAHMTGVLAKSPRVDYQPNSATGDEMRLSQMTFAADRTDKQ; this is encoded by the coding sequence ATGCGCCGAGCGCCGCACCCGCTGGCCCTCATCGCCGGCATGGCGATCATCACCGTCGGCGCCACGGCCGGCTGCACGGTCGCCAACACCGCGCACGGCGGATACGACCCCGGCACCCTGCGCATCGTGCTGCCCCAGGAGCCGCCCACGCTCGAGCCGTGTGAGAGTTCTCTGACCTCGACCGGTGTGGTGGTGCGATCCAACATCACCGAACCGCTCATCGAACGCGACCCGCAGACCGGTGACCTGCTGCCGCTGCTGGCCACCGGATGGCATCAGACCTCGCCGGACGAATGGACATTCGACATCCGGCGCGGTGTCACGTTCTCCGACGGGTCGCCGTTCACCGCGGCCGACGCGGCGTTCTCGATCGACCGTGCGGTGAACTCCGATCTGCAGTGCAACGTCGACGGCTACGTCTTCGGCGATGACCCGCTGAAGGTCTCCGCACCCGACGACCACACCGTCGTTGTGGGCACCACGAAACCCGATCCGATTCTGCCGCTGCGTATCTCGTTCATCGAGATCGTGCCGAAGACCACCAGCGTCACCGAGAAGGTGCGTGAACCGATCGGCACCGGGCCCTACGCGATCGAACGGTGGGAGTACGGGCAGAAACTCGTACTGCACCGCAACGAGAAGTACTGGGGCCCCAAACCCGACTTCACCCGCGCCGAGTACCAGTGGCGCAGCGAGGGCAGTGTGCGCGCGGCCATGGTCGTCAACGACGAGGCCGACATCGGGACGTCGGTCGGACCCGAGGACGGGGCGGGCGATCTGGGGGTGCCGTTCCCCAACAACGAGACCACGGCGCTGCGAATCACCGCGACCGAGGCCCCGCTCGACGATCTGCGCGTCCGCCAGGCGATCAACTACTCGGTGAACCGCACCGGCATCGTCAAGGCCCTGTTCCGCGGACTCGGTGAGCCTGCCTCGCAACTGATCCCCGAGGGCGTCGTCGGCCACAACAAGGACCTCGCGCTGTGGCCGTACGATCCCGACCGCGCCAAGCAGTTGGTCGACGAGGCCAGGGCCGACGGCGTGCCGGTGGACCGCGAGATCCGGCTGATCGGACGCAACAGCCAGTTCCCCAAGGTCACCGAGACCGTCGAGGTGATCCAGAACGAACTCACCAAGATCGGGCTGAACGTCAAGATCGAGATGATGGACACCGCGGCGCAGCTGCAGTACCAACTGCAGCCGTTCCCGCCGAATGCCGGACCGTTCATCGCGTTGATCATGCACGGCAACCAGGCCGGCGACGCGGCGTTCTCCGTCGACCAGTACATGCGCAGCGACGGCGCCCAGAGTGCTTACGGCACGCCGGAATTCGATGCCAAGATCGAGGCGGCCGGTGAGCTCACCGGCGAGCAGCGCCAGGACGCATACGCCAAGATCTTCGCCGACGAACCCAACGAGATCGCGCAGTTCGCCTAC